In Prunus dulcis chromosome 1, ALMONDv2, whole genome shotgun sequence, the following are encoded in one genomic region:
- the LOC117616166 gene encoding uncharacterized protein LOC117616166, whose protein sequence is MAPPSLLGPPELTNPTHTSPPQSQPVPDPDPKPEPATGEPFVDLMVSNFNDIAMDNKLPMGLTENNSATYLSTGNPCLDFFFHVVPNTPADYVNNQLPLAWTHSAPTTLKLICNLRGVRGTGKSDKEHFHTAAVWLHNHHPKTLACNLRSFADFGYFKDLPEILYRLLEGEDVRRKQKDALKERKSAGGRKKHRLGCDLSPEAVPFKKIKTGGEKKAAKKDMSKEENEAKEKEWVKSEKEKASVLRKAKKIAMAKKAVARYGSDPDFRFLHKRVSDLFAELLKADMENLKSNQSNKISLAAKWCPSIDSSFDRATLICESIARKVFPRESYKEYDYEGMEETHYAYRVRDRLRKEVLVPLRKVLELPEVYMGAKQWGSLPYNRVASVAMKNYKRFFLKHDEERFKKYLEDVKAGKAKIAAGALLPHEIIGSVEEGDVGEVAELQWKRMVEDMLKVGKMKNCLAVCDMSGSMRGTPMEVAIALGLLVSELSEDPWKGLVITFSRNPQLHLVKGDDLKTKCQFVRDMQFGMNTDFQKVFDLLLRVAVKGNLKPENMIKRVIVFSDMEFDEASANSWETDYDVIQKKFREHGYGNAIPQLVFWNLRDSRSTPVPGNQPGVALLSGFSKNLLKLFMDNDGEIRPDEFMELAISGEEYQKLVVHD, encoded by the coding sequence ATGGCTCCTCCCAGTCTTCTCGGTCCTCCAGAGCTCACCAATCCCACCCACACCTCACCGCCCCAATCTCAACCCGTAcccgaccccgaccccaaacCCGAACCCGCCACCGGCGAACCCTTCGTTGACCTCATGGTCTCAAATTTCAACGACATAGCGATGGACAACAAACTCCCGATGGGCTTGACCGAGAATAATTCCGCCACCTATCTCTCCACCGGCAACCCCTGCCTCGATTTCTTCTTCCACGTGGTGCCGAACACCCCCGCCGACTACGTCAACAACCAGCTCCCGCTGGCCTGGACCCACAGCGCGCCGACCACGCTCAAGCTCATCTGCAACCTCCGCGGCGTACGCGGCACCGGAAAGTCTGACAAGGAACACTTCCACACGGCGGCGGTTTGgctccacaaccaccacccCAAAACCCTTGCCTGCAATCTCAGGTCCTTTGCGGACTTCGGTTATTTCAAGGACCTACCCGAAATTCTCTACCGCCTTCTAGAAGGCGAGGACGTGCGGAGGAAACAGAAGGATGcgttgaaggaaagaaaatccGCCGGCGGCAGGAAGAAACATAGGTTGGGCTGTGACTTGAGCCCCGAAGCCGTTCCGTTCAAGAAAATCAAGACCGGGGGAGAGAAAAAAGCAGCCAAAAAGGACATGTCGAAGGAGGAAAATGAAGCGAAGGAGAAGGAGTGGGTAAAatcagaaaaggaaaaggcaagCGTGTTGAGGAAGGCGAAGAAGATCGCCATGGCCAAGAAGGCGGTTGCCAGGTATGGATCCGACCCGGATTTCCGATTCTTGCACAAGAGGGTTTCGGATCTTTTCGCCGAGTTGTTGAAGGCCGATATGGAGAATTTGAAGTCGAATCAGAGCAACAAGATCAGCCTCGCGGCCAAGTGGTGCCCTTCGATTGACTCTTCGTTCGATCGAGCCACTCTAATCTGCGAGAGCATTGCGAGAAAGGTGTTCCCGCGCGAATCGTACAAGGAATACGATTACGAAGGCATGGAGGAAACCCATTACGCTTACAGAGTGAGAGATCGGCTGAGGAAAGAGGTTCTGGTGCCGCTGAGGAAGGTGCTGGAGTTGCCGGAGGTTTATATGGGAGCGAAGCAGTGGGGTTCGCTTCCGTACAACAGAGTGGCGTCAGTGGCCATGAAGAATTACAAAAGGTTCTTCCTGAAGCACGACGAGGAGAGGTTCAAGAAGTACTTGGAGGACGTGAAGGCCGGCAAGGCGAAGATTGCGGCCGGTGCTCTGCTTCCCCATGAGATTATTGGGTCTGTGGAGGAAGGTGACGTCGGGGAAGTGGCTGAGCTTCAATGGAAGAGAATGGTGGAGGACATGTTGAAGGTGGGGAAGATGAAGAACTGCTTGGCCGTGTGTGACATGTCCGGTAGCATGCGTGGGACCCCCATGGAGGTGGCGATAGCGTTGGGGCTGTTGGTGTCTGAGCTGAGTGAGGACCCGTGGAAGGGGCTGGTGATCACATTCAGTAGGAATCCTCAGCTGCATTTGGTGAAAGGGGATGATCTGAAGACCAAGTGCCAGTTTGTGAGGGATATGCAGTTCGGAATGAACACTGATTTTCAGAAGGTGTTTGATTTGCTGCTGAGGGTTGCGGTGAAGGGGAATTTGAAGCCGGAGAATATGATCAAGAGGGTGATTGTGTTCAGCGACATGGAGTTTGATGAGGCTTCGGCCAACAGCTGGGAGACTGATTATGACGTGATACAGAAGAAGTTTAGGGAGCATGGTTATGGGAATGCGATCCCACAGCTGGTGTTTTGGAATCTGAGGGACTCGAGGTCTACACCGGTGCCCGGGAATCAGCCCGGGGTGGCTCTGTTGAGTGGCTTCTCTAAGAACTTGCTGAAGCTCTTCATGGACAACGATGGGGAAATCCGACCAGATGAATTCATGGAATTAGCCATCTCTGGAGAAGAATATCAGAAGCTGGTTGTGCATGATTGA
- the LOC117615786 gene encoding cysteine-rich and transmembrane domain-containing protein WIH2-like, translating into MSYQHIHVQHEQHPPPGYPQEYPQPPDLPPPPPRPGFPNPSPPPQEYGYQGYFYEGYQPPLSAAPPPLRPYHHYHQDDYACDSLFRSCLAALCCCCLLERCCF; encoded by the exons ATGAGTTACCAACACATCCATGTTCAACATGAACAGCATCCCCCACCAG GGTACCCACAAGAGTATCCTCAGCCGCCGGACTTGCCACCTCCACCGCCACGGCCAGGGTTCCCAAATCCATCTCCTCCGCCACAAGAATATGGATATCAGGGTTACTTCTATGAAGGGTACCAACCCCCACTATCAGCTGCCCCACCTCCCCTCCGCCCataccaccactaccaccaagATGACTATGCCTGCGATTCTCTCTTTAGAAGCTg TTTGGCTGCActttgctgctgctgcttgtTGGAGCGCTGCTGCTTCTAG
- the LOC117615785 gene encoding GEM-like protein 5: MAGIPEETHPHNQSSQAAKDPESNSPSLATVTDHQDSQTPQQPPPPHSSSSSPAEEEDTKKYGTHIMGAPAAPNVHPDNQRAAQWKASDHQQIHQQQQPYVQCAPINKPSNNPFEPAIHVFNSWSAKAETIARNIWHNLKTGPSVSEAAWGKVNLTAKAITEGGFESLFKQIFATDPNEKLKKTFACYLSSSTGPVAGTLYLSTARLAFCSDRPLTFTTPSGQAAWSYYKVMIPLANIGTVNPVVMKESPPEKYIQIVTIDGHEFWFMGFINFEKASHHLLDSVSDFRTAGNSAQPVVG, from the exons ATGGCAGGCATACCAGAAGAAACACACCCCCATAACCAATCATCTCAAGCAGCCAAAGACCCAGAATCCAATTCTCCATCCCTTGCCACTGTTACTGATCATCAGGACTCACAGACGCCTCAGcaaccaccgccaccacattcatcttcatcatctccaGCAGAGGAGGAAGACACCAAGAAATATGGGACCCACATCATGGGAGCCCCAGCAGCCCCAAATGTCCACCCAGACAACCAGAGAGCCGCCCAATGGAAAGCATCTGATCACCAGCAAATTCACCAGCAGCAACAACCCTATGTCCAGTGCGCTCCCATAAACAAGCCCAGCAACAACCCTTTTGAGCCTGCGATCCACGTGTTCAATTCGTGGAGTGCCAAGGCCGAGACCATAGCTAGAAACATCTGGCACAACCTCAAAACAGGGCCCTCTGTTTCTGAAGCTGCCTGGGGGAAGGTCAACTTGACGGCAAAAGCCATAACTGAAGGTGGATTTGAGTCTCTATTTAAGCAGATTTTCGCGACTGATCCGAACGAGAAGCTCAAGAAGACCTTCGCCTGCTACCTTTCCAGTTCCACAGGTCCTGTCGCTGGCACTCTGTATCTCTCAACTGCCAGGCTTGCTTTCTGCAGCGATCGTCCTTTAACTTTCACTACCCCATCTGGACAGGCAGCTTGGAGCTACTACAAG GTGATGATACCTTTGGCAAATATAGGTACAGTGAACCCTGTGGTCATGAAAGAGAGTCCACCAGAGAAGTACATTCAGATTGTCACCATAGATGGCCATGAATTCTGGTTTATGGGATTTATTAATTTCGAAAAGGCATCCCATCACCTCTTAGACAGTGTCTCAGATTTCAGAACAGCTGGGAATTCAGCGCAACCGGTTGTTGGCTAG
- the LOC117614947 gene encoding leucine-rich repeat extensin-like protein 3, with amino-acid sequence MSYRPVPGEPPPPPPPEYAPPPPPPPPPPPPPDYPPPPGPPPPPGYQGYYYPPPPPNPTPPPPPSHQEDGEPDCCSVLRGCLAAICCCWILDACCN; translated from the exons ATGAGTTACAGGCCTGTTCCTGGTGAGCCTCCACCCCCACCCCCGCCAG AGTATGcaccgccgccgccgccgccgcccCCTCCCCCGCCGCCGCCAGACTACCCTCCTCCTCCAGGCCCCCCACCACCACCTGGCTATCAGGGTTACTATTATCCGCCGCCACCGCCAAACCCAACTCCACCCCCGCCCCCTTCACACCAAGAGGATGGTGAACCTGACTGCTGTTCAGTCCTCAGAGGCTG TTTGGCTGCAATTTGTTGCTGCTGGATATTGGACGCATGCTGTAATTAG
- the LOC117614698 gene encoding putative uncharacterized protein DDB_G0284695 translates to MTAPNMATIAASLERSLQNCSLNHHHHHQQQQQSSSCIFTGGEGQGSSVTRQGRSSSSTSSTSDDIAHQNQLLPNYSNDATLELNSHVSLPYHWEQCLDLKTGEIYYINWRNGMKAKEDPRARAEYSGEYYSEDENSSYDSEESSTESSPSSCRQRYQLQKIENINNNEHNNINNNNNNNNNNSNNVLVVAGCKACLMYFMVPKQLEDCPKCSGQLLHFDRSENGSP, encoded by the exons ATGACAGCTCCAAACATGGCGACGATTGCTGCTTCTCTGGAGAGGTCTCTCCAAAACTGCTCCTTGAACcaccatcatcaccaccagcaacagcaacagaGCAGCAGCTGCATCTTCACAGGCGGTGAAGGGCAAGGGTCAAGCGTTACGCGGCAGGGAAGGTCATCGTCTTCAACCTCATCAACCTCAGATGATATTGCGCACCAGAATCAACTGCTTCCCAATTACAGCAATGACGCCACTTTAGAGCTCAACTCCCATGTCTCTCTTCCTTACCATTGGGAACAATGCCTCGATTTAAAG ACAGGGGAGATTTACTACATAAACTGGAGGAACGGGATGAAAGCAAAAGAAGATCCAAGAGCAAGAGCAGAATACAGTGGAGAATACTACTCAGAAGACGAAAATAGCTCCTATGATAGCGAAGAGTCTTCGACCGAGTCGTCGCCATCTTCGTGCAGACAGAGGTATCAGCTGCAGAAGATAGAGAATATTAACAATAACGAGCACAATAAtattaacaacaacaacaataataataataataatagtaataatgTGTTGGTAGTGGCTGGCTGCAAAGCCTGTCTCATGTATTTCATGGTTCCAAAACAGCTCGAAGACTGCCCCAAATGCTCTGGTCAACTTCTCCACTTTGATCGATCCGAAAATGGCTCTCCATGA